One Bos taurus isolate L1 Dominette 01449 registration number 42190680 breed Hereford chromosome 3, ARS-UCD2.0, whole genome shotgun sequence DNA window includes the following coding sequences:
- the LOC782781 gene encoding uncharacterized protein LOC782781: MEGQTFSKCLPEQRETTDPKQEEVSSPEERETTDLKEEKEASLPREGQNIDLEEEEEEITSPEEGETCERKEEKEVVTPLEGKMCEMKDGEEALSFQLMEQRETRESLEEEEPISVFPPPNEFSPHSVFPPPTAPTPHSVFPPPTAPTPHSMFPPPNEFPPPRAFLLQYLSP; the protein is encoded by the exons ATGGAG GGTCAAACATTCAGTAAATGTCTACCTGAGCAGAGGGAGACCACTGACCCAAAGCAGGAGGAGGTCTCTTCCCCTGAGGAGAGGGAGACCACGGacttgaaagaagaaaaggaagcttCCCTACCTCGGGAGGGGCAGAATATTGatttggaggaagaggaagaggaaatcaCTTCACCTGAGGAGGGGGAGACTTgcgaaaggaaagaagagaaggaggtaGTCACTCCACTCGAGGGCAAGATGTGTGAAATGAAGGATGGGGAAGAGGCCTTATCCTTTCAACTTATGGAACAAAGAGAGACCCGTGaatccctggaagaggaagaaCCAATAAGCGTGTTCCCCCCTCCAAATGAATTCTCCCCTCACTCCGTGTTTCCCCCTCCAACTGCTCCAACCCCTCATTCCGTGTTTCCCCCTCCAACTGCCCCAACTCCTCACTCCATGTTTCCCCCTCCAAATGAATTTCCCCCTCCCAGAGCATTTCTCCTTCAATATTTATCTCCTTAG